Below is a genomic region from Thermochromatium tepidum ATCC 43061.
AAGTCGAGATGGGTATAGATCTGGGTCGTACCGATGTTGGCGTGTCCGAGCAGTTCCTGCACGGCGCGCAGGTCACCCGAAGACTCCAGCAGATGGGTGGCGAAGCTGTGTCTGAGCAGGTGCGGGTGTAGGTGTTGGCCGGCGCCCCGCTCGAGCGCCCAGCGTTCGAGCCGTTTTTCGACCGTGCGCGGATGGATCCGCCCGCCGCGCAGGCTGACAAACAGCGCCCGCTCATCCCGGTTGGCGAGTGTCGGACGCACCGCCAGCCAGCGTTCGATCGCCGCACGTGCCTTCCGTCCGACCGGGACGCGCCGCCCCTTCGACCCCTTGCCGATCACGCCCAGTTCGCCTTCGGACAGATCGAGGTCGCCCAGATCCAGGCTCACCAGCTCGGCCAGACGCAGACCGGACGAATAGAACAACTCGACCATGGCCGTGTCGCGGATCCCGAGCGGGTCGTCGTCCACTGGCTCGAGCAGGGCGCCGAGCTGATCGGCGTCGAGGGTATGCGGCAGGGTGCGCGGGCTCTTGGGCGCGCGGATACCGACGGCCGGATTGGCCAGGGCCTGGTTCTCCCGCACCAGCCAGCGGTAGAACCCGCGCAGGCTGGAGAGTTCGCGCTGGAGGGTCTGGCCCGAGACGCCTTGACGATGGCGCCAGGCGGTATAGCGCCGGATACCGGCCTCATCGAGCCGCTCGATCGAGCGCACCTCGCGCTGGTCTTGGGCGGCAAGCCAGGTCGCGATCTGGAGCAGGTCGTGCCGATAGGCGCGGGCCGTATGCTCAGAGAGCCGTCGCTCGTGCGTCAGGTGTGCGATGAAGCGCTCGATCAGGGCAATATCCTGAGCGCGCGGTACGGTCGGTTCGTCTGGGTGTTTGGGCATGATCCAGGCCCGATCAGGTCGATTCGCAGTGGCCGAGACGTACCGTCCTGAGCTTTTGACTGATGATTTCACCGAGTCGGTTCAGGAAGTCGGTCCCCATCTCGGGGCTAAAGCGGGTGGCATCCGCGCTGCCGATGGCGAGGATACCGGACTGACCCTCGGTCTGGATCGGGACGATGGCGGCCGAGTGGATCCCCATGCCTGCCGCGCCGAAGAGGGTGCGTGCGCGTTCGGGGCTCAGGGGGCCGCAGAGGGCGTTGCGACGGTCCATGAAGTCGGCAAAGGCATTGACCAGTGGATCGTGTGGACGGCGGTCGAGGCTGGCATGCGCAAAGAGCTTGAACGCCAGCGCCTCGGCATTGAAATCGCGCAGCAGGGTCTCGCGCAGCAGGTGGCAGAGATGTGCGGAGTCATTGACCACCATGAGCTGGAGGAACAGCCGATGCAGCCGGATCACCAGGGCCTCGTTCTCGCGCGCGCGTGCGATGAGATGAGCCAGCCGGTTGCGCTCGACCGCCAGCTGGCGGCGCAGGAGACGGACCTGATACTCGATCAATGAGACCGCGCCCTGGATGCCGTGTGGCACCTCGATGGCGCCCAGCACCTCGGGGTGTCGGGTCAGGAAATCGGGATGGGCGATGAGATACTCGGCGACCTGGCGTTCCTGGTCGAACGCCTCGTCTTGGCTGGGTTTGGCCTGGTGCATCATGCAGGTTCCCTCATCGTTCGATCTCGCCCTCGAAGACCCGGACCGCCGGCCCCGTCATCCAGACGGGATGCCCTGGACCCGCCCACTCGACCATCAGCTCACCGCCCGGAAGTGCGACCCGCACCCGCTCAGAAAGCCATCCGCGTCGGCGCCCGCTGACCACGGCGGCACAGGCGCCAGTGCCGCAGGCGAGGGTCTCGCCCACGCCGCGCTCATAGACCCTCAGCCGGATCTCAGTCGGACTCAGGACCTGCATGAAACCCACATTGACCCGTGCCGGGAAGTCCGGATGCCGCTCGATCAGCGGACCCAGGTGGGCCACGGGTGCCGAGTCGATCTCCTCGACGATCAGAACGGCGTGCGGATTGCCCATCGAGAGGGCGCCGATGGTCAGCGTCTGGCCCTCGACCGCCAGCGGATAGGTCGCGTCCGCGGTCTCGGACGCGGCCCGAAACGGGATGTGCGCTGGTCTGAACTCGGGCATGCCCATGTCGACCCGGACCTGACCGTCCGGCTCCAGATAGAGCCGGATCGCGCCCGCCGCCGTGCCGACCGGGATCTCATCGCGATCGGTCAGCCCCTGATCACGCACGAAACGGGCGAAGCAGCGTGCACCATTGCCGCACTGCTCGACCTCGGAGCCGTCGGCATTGAAGATGCGATAGTGGAAGTCGGTCCCGGGCAGACGCGGCGGCTCGACCAAGAGGATCTGATCGCAGCCGACGCCAAAACGTCGATCGGCCAGACGGCGCGCGAACGCCGCATCCAGATCGATCTGCTGACGCACGGCGTCGAAGACCACGAAGTCGTTGCCCAGCCCCTGCATCTTGGTGAAACGCAGCTTCATGCCGGCAGGAACCCCATGACGGCGAGATGCCGATCGCTGACCACGGCGACCTCCAGACAGTCCAGACCAGCGGCGGCGAGTTGCGCACTCACCTCCGCCGGCTCGAAGGCGGCGTAGAGTGAATTGCGAAAATCGGTGCGTAGGATCTCGGGTTCGGTGGCGGCATAGGCCTCGACCAGGGCCTCGACCCAGCCGGGCGAGGCCGGGCGCATCAGGTCCATGACCAGCACGGGCGCACCCGGCTTGGCGGTCTCACGCAGCGTCTGCCAGAGCACGGCCGGGTCGGGCAGGTGATGCAACAGGCTGTTGGAGAGCACCAGATCATAATGCCCGCGCGCCAACCGGTCGGACGGGATGACGTCGTGCAGCAATCGGACGCGCGCGGCCAGCTCGGGACAAGCCGCAAGCGCGTTCCGGGCCAGCTCCAGCATCGGACGTGAACCGTCGAGCGCATCGCAGGTCGCACCCGGATAGGCCTCGAGAAAGCGGATCACGATGTCCGCCGGCCCGCATCCGAGATCGAGCACCCGGGCGCCGATCAGGGGCCCCGGCACCAGTCGGCGCAAAAGCTCGATGAAGAGTGTGTTAGAGGCGGTGAAATCGGCCTGGGCATAGGCCCGTGCCTGGGCCTCGCCCTCCATCAATTCCTCAGGTTCAGGGCGGCGTTTCATACGGTAGTCTTGGACATTTCGGACGGCAACAGGTGCTCGCCCGCGTAGAGGTCGGCGACCTGCTCGCGCTCGCGCACCAGATAGGCCAGGTCGCCATCGACCATGACCTCGGCGGCGCGTGGGCGGCTGTTGTAATTGGAGCTCATGGTGAAGCCATAGGCCCCAGCACCGCGCACCGCGAGCAGATCGCCCTCCTCCAGGGCCAGGAGGCGGTCCTTGCCGAGAAAGTCCGCCGTCTCGCACACTGGACCGACCAGATCGTAACGGCACGGATCGGCGTCCGTCTCCTGGACCACGCGGACGATCTCGTGACCGGCTTGATAGAGCGCCGGGCGCAGCAGGTCATTCATAGCGGCGTCGAGGATGGCAAAATGGTGGTGCGACCCGCGTTTGAGATACTCGACCCGCGTCAGCAGCACCCCGGCATTGCCGACGATGGCGCGTCCCGGTTCCAGGATCACTTCATACGGGCGATCGGCCAGCAGATGGCGGATGGCGGCGGCATAGGCGGCTGGCTCGGGCGGATGCTCCTCGCGATAGCGGATGCCGAGTCCGCCGCCCAGATCCAGATGTTCGATGGCGATCCCAGCGTCACACAGCCGGTCAGCCAGTGCCAGCACCCGCCCCAGGGCGTCGATGAAGGGCGCCAGGTCCGTCAGTTGCGAGCCGATATGACAGTCGATGCCGACGACCTTGAGGTTCGGCATCGCGGCGGCCAGGGCATAGACCGACTCGGCCTCCTGGATGGCGAGGCCGAACTTGTTCTCCTTCAGACCGGTGGCGATGTAGGGATGGGTCTGGGGATCGACATCCGGGTTGACGCGCAGGGACACCGGTGCACGAAACCCGAGTTCGCCGGCGATCCGGTCGATGCGGCTCAGCTCGGACTCGGACTCGACGTTGAAGCAGCGGATGCCGACCTCAAGTGCGCGCCGGATCTCGTCAGCGCGCTTGCCCACGCCCGAAAAGACGATCTTAGAAGGATCGCCTCCGGCAGCCAGCACCCGTTCTAGCTCGCCGACCGAGACGATGTCAAAGCCCGACCCCAGGCGCGCAAGCAGGTTCAGGACCGCAAGATTGGAATTGGACTTGACCGAGAAACAGATCAGGTGCGGATGGGCGCGCAAGGCGCGGTCGAAGGCGTGCCAGTGGCGTTCAAGCGTGGCGCGCGAATAGACATAGCAGGGTGTGCCGAAGCGCTCGGCGATCGCGGTGAGCGGCACCCCCTCGGCGTAGAGGAGTCCATCGCGGTCATTGAAGTGATCCATGCGGTCTGTGTCGAGGAATCTGAGTGTTTTAGGGTTGAGCGGTATCCGTCCTGGACCTGGGCGGGCTCGGGACATCGGCACCCGGCGGCGTGCCGGATCTGGAACCGGACGCCGGCTCAGGCAGGTAAAGATCGCCCTTCTGACCGCAGGCACCGAGCATGGCAAGCAGACCCAGCACGACGACGATCACGATGAAGAGATTATTCGCCCAGCAGCGCATGAACGGCTCCGATCTGTAAGGCGTGGTTTGAAGAGTTTGAAGAGACGAGATACCCGGAACGCCGTTCCATCAGAATTACTCATTTCTACTCAGTCAGCCACGAAGCTGAAGTCTTGCCTCACCGAGGCTGGTTTCACCGCACCCTTGCGGGTGCGTCCAGCGCCTTCCTCTCCACGGCTTCAAATCCAGCGAAACGCGCTGAAGGGCCGTCGAAGACGACCAGACCAGCCGCCAGGAGGGTCCTGGCCGCCTTCAGATCTCGATCGTGGCTCGTACCGCAGACCGGACAGGCCCATGCGCGCACCGACAACGGCAGTTTCTCCTGCACCTTGCCACAGGCCGAGCAGGTCTTGCGGCTTGCGAAGGACCGATCTGCAACCACAACCTGACCACCGCGCTTTGTATTCCAACGGCCGACAAAGCTCGAAGAAGCCCCTGTCGGCAATGGAGCATGCCAGACGGCGATTCGTCAACATCCTGCGAACGTTCAGGTCCTCGATCACGATCGTGTGGAACCGCCGGGTGAGGTTGGATTCAGGCACACCGACAGTGAGTGTACCCCCAGGTCTTTACGCAGGTTTGGGTGTTGGCCCTGTGGTACTGGTGTTGATCCTGCGCAAAAGAAATGTTCGCACCATTGACACACCATCTCAAGCTGACCAGATCTTTGAGGAAAGCGTCGTACTGTACCCTTGAACGGTATTGGTTAGGGCTATTGCTTCAATGCAGCATCTAAACGGTTTGCCTTGACAATCTCGCGCGCGGCATAGACGACCAAGACACCCCACATCACTTTGTTGACGATATCGCCGATGTTGACTGTGAGTTCACGTAGAACGACACCAACACTGGTTTCGAAGACGATGGCGTAGAAGAATCCAGCCGGAAAGATTGCCCAACCAATGAGAAAGAAGAAAAACATGTAGACGAGCGCATCGCGCTGGGCTGGAATTAGCCGTTCGCTCGGCAGGCGACGTAAAACCCAGAAGATCGAAACCGTCATAGCGAGCCACAATAGGCCGCTCACGGTGAACCAAGCGAAAGTATCCCATGGAATCCCATCCACATCCTGTGCTGAATATTCACCGAGATAACCAGTCATAATCATGCACGCATCGATCAGCACCAACCACAGGGCAAAGCGGGAACCGACATGTTCCGGTCCAATCAGCAATGGGAACATGACGATCAACAGCGCTGTGGTCCCCAACCAATACCCATAACGAACGATCAGTGGAAGCTCACGGATGGCCGCAGCCATCTCGGTGATGCTCGGTGAGGCGTTCGCGAGGATTTGGAGACGAGTAAAGAAATACAGATGCAACACACAGGAAACAGTACAAATAACGATATTGAGAATTGCCAAGATACGCAGCCGCCCTTGCAGATGCGGTATCTGGGTCAGGAAATAGAAGACTGCGAGCGCGGCAGCCAATCCACAGATCAGGAATGAAAAATACGTCAAATTGAACAGTATGCTCATGGTGTCGTTTCCCGATCCAAATCAAGGGTAGAAATTCGCACGGCGTGCCAGAGACCATCGAGTCCGTCTCCAGTGACATCTCCTTTTTGTGTATCACCAAACCAGAGATAAAGCGGATGTCCAGCATAGCCCCATTGTCTGGAACCATCCGGGCATTGAATGGATTCGAAGGGCGGAGCAGGCTGGTCGGAATCCGTCAGTAAAAACGGACGCCACAGTGAACTTGATTCGTCTACACAGGTCGCAACACCATCGGAATCCAGGCTCGAACGATAGAGAGTCAACCCCTGGTTGTTCGTCAGCACCGGCCCGAGACGGCTCTCCGCCAGACCAAAAGCTGCCGGTGTCCCGTCCGGGAGTTGAACAAGCGCCGCTTTTTCAGTCACGGTGGGAGTGGCCGTGGTACCCTGGGGTGGCGTGACCTTGGTGGCGGGACTTGGTGACGGATAGATATAGGGCGCGTATCCGCCATAATAAAATGGCACCTGCGGGTAATAATAGCCCGGTCTCTGCGCTGGTGACGCATTCTGAGCCGCTGCAGCGAATGGATAGCTCAGACAGGTGAGCTGGATCAGGCAACCCGCTAAACCGATGCGTATCGTTGAAAACATTAAGACACCTTTGCGAGCTTTTGCTGAATAAATTCAATCACATCGTCATCGCGATAGGGCTTGACGAAATAGCGGTCGATGCCAACTTGAGCCGCTTGGTGCTGATGTTTCTCGCTCGAGCGCGAGGTGATCATGCCGATCGGCAGGGTCTGCGTATCAGGTTGCGAGCGCAGATGGGCACTCAACTCCAATCCATTCATACGCGGCATCTCCATGTCGACCAGGAGTAGATCGACCCGCTCGCGTCCCAGTATCTGAAGTGCATCCATTCCATTGGAGGCGGTGAGTGCGCGATATCCAGCGTCGATGACCAGTTGCGACAGTAGACGCCGCATGGAGATCGAATCGTCCACGACTAAAACCGTGGGAAGCGGTTTGGTGAAATCTGCTTCCTCGTGCCAAGACACCATCTTTAGATCACCGGATTCGACGACGCGCAAAATCGTCCTCATATCGAGGATGGGAACAACCGTTCCATCGCCCAAGACAGAGACCGCCATCAGGCCTGGCACCTTTGGGACCGTGGACCCCGGCTTCATGACCACGAGTTCGCGGCCTTCCAAGAGAGCATCGATTAATATGGCTTGATCGGCGCGATCGGAGGATAAGATCAAGACACTCCGTCCCCGGCGTTCCGGTGTGCCCGGTGATCTACCGAACAGAGGGTCGAGTTGACGAAGTGGATACCAGTGTCCTTCATGACAGAACTGCCACCCCTCTGGCGTTTCCACGCACTCTCCCTCTTCGATAAGCAAGGCCGATCGCACCTCATTGGCTGGAACAGCAAGCAGATGATCGCCATGGCGCAGCAACAAGCAGTAGAGCGTCAATCGCGACGCCGGCAGACGCAATTGAATCCGATAGCCTGCTCCTGGCTGGGATTCGATCGCGAGCGTGCCATTGAGCGTGTGAACGATCGTAGCGACTACGTCCATGCCTACACCACGTCCGGAAATTTGCGTCACGACTTCTCGAGTCGAGAAACCGGGTTGTAAGGTGAGGAGCATGAGTTCTTGGTCGGTTGGCATAGCTGAGGCGGCGAGCAGGCCGGCACTGATGGCTTTGGCTCGGATACGCTCTAGATCGAGTCCACGGCCGTCATCGCTGCAGGTCACCACGATCTGATCGCCTGCGGGCGCAAACCGTATCTCGATGCGGCCAACACGCGGCTTGCCGAGTTGCTCGCGCTGATCGGGTAGCTCGATGCCGTGGTCGATGGCATTGCGCACCAAATGCATCAGGGCTGGCATGATCCGATCCAGGACTTCTCCATCGACCTGCGTTTCGCTACCCATGACATGCAATTCTGCTTCTTTCCCGGTCGCTCGGCAGGTTTGACGCACGGCGCGCTGAAGCCGGGGCACGATCGAATCTACCTGTACCAGACGGGTCTCCATAGCCAGCCGCCGGATCAAGCGCTGGAGTCTGGCTTGATGCTGGATCGCCTCGCCGAGTTCATGCAATGTGCTATTCAGGGTTCGCCCTAGTTCATACGTATCGCTGACCCCCTCGTTAATCCAGCGGGTCACCTCATACATTTCATTGTATTGTTCCAGTTCGAGCGGATCGAAGGCCGATGGCGATCTCGAGTACGTGTTGCTCTGAAGGCCGAGTCCACGCAAATCAACTAAATTATCGAGTTCGGCGATTTGCAGCAATGTGCGATGTGCGATCTCGCCGGATTCACTGAGTAGAAGCCGCGCTCGACTTAGCTGTTCCTCGGCCCGGGACAATGCAACCGAAAGCTCTCCGACAAACCGCAGCAGGTCATCCATGGTCCGGGTGGAAACCTGTAGATAGGTGTCTTCCCGTTCAATGGGTTCGTCCTGTGACTTGGGTGGAGAGGGTGCGACTGGAATCTCTGTGTCGACCGGTGACTCGGTTCGCGGAGGGCTCCATGGCTTCGCACCTTCTGCAGCCGGCAACAAGGCATCGGCACCCTCGCGATCGATGCGATTAGCCCAATCTAAGACCTCCTGCATGACACCGCGTAGTCTGTCAGGGTCTGAGGTCTCGACACCGTTGAACATATCGAACATAAGCGCAAGCGTATCCGCGCCAGCGGCCAGCGTGTCACCGAGCGCCTGACTGGGCCTCAGACCCTGGATGGTCAGGAATTCCAACAAATCTTCGAGATAATGGCTCAGGACCGCGATGGCATTTACGCCACAGATGTTTGCCGATCCCTTGATGGTGTGCGCCCAACGTTGCGCTTGATGCAACGTCTCCTCATCGCCACCCCCGGTGACAAGGGACTGGATAACGTTAACCAATTTGAAAGCAAGATCTGGACCTTCCCGACGGAAACTTGCGAGTACGATCGGATCGATGTCTGCAGCCGGGGCAAGCGATAGGTCCTTGTCCTCGATCGCGACTGGATGACTCGGACCCGAATCCGCTTCTAGTAGAAGCGGATCCTCTTTTAGTTTATAGGCGAGGCTCTCTGCATTAGCGGTCGATAGTGGATCGATCCAATGTGGTTTCTGTAATATTTCGACTAGTCCACAACAGATATCGACATCCAGTGGCCGTTCCAGATAAGCCAGCATCCGCTGAGGCAACTGCATCAGGGCGTCGATCAGCTCCGCAGGCCACTTGGCCTCGGCTGACATAGCCGCGATCTGAAAGCCCAAGCTCGCACATAGCGTCGAGAATGCAACTAATCCTGCCTGAGCCGAGGCCGTCGCAAAGCGATTGAGGATCTCTTGGCAGGATTGGGCAGCGAAAGTCCGGGCATCGGCATCAGATGTCGCAGCCATCTCTGCGATTCGAGTCAGAAACTCTTCCTGGCCCTCGCTGATAGCCATGGCCAGGATAGCAAGTAGCTCGGATGCCTCAGCGCTCAGTTTTGGTGTGTGCTCATCCTCGGTCTCAGCCGTGACTACAGCAGTCGAAGTGGATTCCTCGATAAAGACGTTATCAACTCCAGATGCCAACTCCACCTCGGTAAGTTCATCCTGGCTTTCGGATCGACGTTCATCACGATCAGCGGATTCGACATTTTGGGACCACGCGACGATGGTCTCCGGTGGCAGCGGTGGATCGAAGATCTCCAAAGAGGCCATTTCGAGCAGTGCCGACACGATCTCCTCGTCATCGGGTGTGCTGAGGTGCGCCTCAAGCAGTGCCATGAGCTCGATAATCTGGATAGCGGCCATCTCATCGCCGCGCGCAGCCCGCTCGGGGAGTGCACCGATATTGGCTTCCAGGAACTCCAGAAACTCGCACAGATAGGGTTTGGATTCCAGCAACGGCCAAAGATCGGCCAAACATTCGCTGAACGCGGCGACCGCCGCTAATTGTTCCTCGGGGTCGGCCGTCGAATCGCCCGCCGTCCGAACGGCCTGCTGCAAACTAGGCAGGGTGGCAGAAAAGAGCTCACTCAAACCGACTTGGCTCATGGTCGCACCCAGTCGCCTGGATCAGGCGCGATCGTCGCTGTCGATCGGTTCGTTGGCATAGGGGACAGACATCGATTCCCTAAGACTAAGCCAGAATCGATCGGATCGGTTCGGACGGCCCGGGGAGACGAAACAATTGAATCGTTTCGAGTAATTCTCTCGAATAGTTAACCAGGTTGCTTGTCACCTGTGTCTGGTGAGTGATCTGATCCATAGTCTCGAGGGTACTTGCGCGCATCGACTCGACCCGTTCTATCAAGGCGCGGTTTGAGTCGACCTGTGACCGAGCGCGCTCGTCGATACCCGCCACTGTCTCGGCCAAGCTAGCAACCGTCTGCTGGGTCTCGAGCATGAGGGCGCCTGCACCTTCGATGGTGTGGGATTCGTTGGTCACGGCTTCGGTCGCCTGGTTCACAGTCTGCACGCTGTCCTGGGTCTCGATCTGAATGTTGGCGATCAGCGTCTCGATCTGGGTGGTCGCGTTGCGCGAGCTATCGGCGAGTCGCTGCACCTCTTGGGCCACCACGGCAAAACCACGTCCAGCTTCGCCGGCGGTCGCCGCTTGCATCGCCGCATTGATCGCCAGAACATGGGTTCGCTCGGAAAAACTTTTGATGATGTCGACGATGCCGCCGATCTCTTGTGAGCGCTCACCGAGACGCTTGATGCGCTTACCCGTTTCCTGGATAGCGGAGCGAATCTGGCTCATACCCTCGACGGCTTGCTTAACGGATGCCAGAGCCCGATTGGTCAAGTCCGTAGCCGTCGCAGCCTCTTCGCGACAGAAGCGGGCCAGTTCGGCGATTCCCTCGACAGCCTCGACAGCCATCATGAGGCCGCTCGTAGTACGCTCGATCTGAATGCGTTCGGCATCGGCGACCTCAGCGACCCGTTCCCCCTGGGACTGGACTTGAAGCGAGGATTGGCCGACGCGCTCGGCAATCTCGCGGACCTGGACCAGGACACGCGCGCTTTCGGAGGTGATCTGGTTGAGTGCATCGCGCAGAGGACCCGTGATGTCCTCTTTGACCGGGACCCTAATCGTTAGATCGCGTGTCTGACTGATCTCGTTGCCGATCTGTAGCATCTCGATGATCGAATCGTTTAATGCCTCGTTCTGACGCTCGAGGAAGTCGATGCCACGATTGAAGGCTGCGACTGTGCGTCCGAGCTCGTCGTCTGCGCCAGGTGCAAGGCGCTCGGAGAAGTCACGGCGCCGTTCCATACCCGCGAGCGCGTTGCGGATGCGCTCGGCTGGCTTCAGGATGAAACGCCTGGATAGACCCGAGATTGTGAGGTAGATGACGAAACCGGCGATCAAGGCACTTAACAGCAAGAGTCCGATCACCAGGGCCATGGTGCCTTCGCGTTGCGACTGGGTATCGGCTAGTGTCGCGGCGAGACGTTTGTCTAGAAATGCTCAGCGGCAGATTGGAAACCATGCGCCAAAGTGATGATCACGTGACCCAGTACTTGGCCGTCGCGCTCGATTGGGAACTCCCGGAAGGTTTCCGACGACTCGCGCATCTTATTATTACCCAGGCGATTCGTGCCATCAGGATTACGGAGGCTAACGGCAGCGATCTCGGGATCGCGTTCCACCAGTGCGATCAGCTCAATCAGGCGGCGCTCAGTCTCCGCGTTCCGCGCCTGGGCAGCGAGTTCTGCGAGCAGGGCACCAGCGATTTCGAGTGAACGCACAGTTTTTTCTCGCAATACGCCGGCGAGCGGTGTGTTGGTTTCTGTCCGCAGCTCTTGTTCTAATTGTTGGCGCTCTAGATAGATTTCATTCAAGCCCCAGAGGATGGCACCGGAAACACCCAGTAAAACGAATAATACGAGTGCTGTGGTCGCCATCGTGAGTTTGGCAGAAATCGTGAGATCTGCAACTTTCATCATTCACCACACAAAGGATCGTTTGCACCAAACAGAAGCGCCTGTTTGGCGAGTATCTCCAGAAGTTCGGTAAAATC
It encodes:
- the xerC gene encoding tyrosine recombinase XerC, producing the protein MPKHPDEPTVPRAQDIALIERFIAHLTHERRLSEHTARAYRHDLLQIATWLAAQDQREVRSIERLDEAGIRRYTAWRHRQGVSGQTLQRELSSLRGFYRWLVRENQALANPAVGIRAPKSPRTLPHTLDADQLGALLEPVDDDPLGIRDTAMVELFYSSGLRLAELVSLDLGDLDLSEGELGVIGKGSKGRRVPVGRKARAAIERWLAVRPTLANRDERALFVSLRGGRIHPRTVEKRLERWALERGAGQHLHPHLLRHSFATHLLESSGDLRAVQELLGHANIGTTQIYTHLDFQHLAQVYDQAHPRARKKGSKPDEQP
- a CDS encoding DUF484 family protein produces the protein MMHQAKPSQDEAFDQERQVAEYLIAHPDFLTRHPEVLGAIEVPHGIQGAVSLIEYQVRLLRRQLAVERNRLAHLIARARENEALVIRLHRLFLQLMVVNDSAHLCHLLRETLLRDFNAEALAFKLFAHASLDRRPHDPLVNAFADFMDRRNALCGPLSPERARTLFGAAGMGIHSAAIVPIQTEGQSGILAIGSADATRFSPEMGTDFLNRLGEIISQKLRTVRLGHCEST
- the dapF gene encoding diaminopimelate epimerase, producing the protein MKLRFTKMQGLGNDFVVFDAVRQQIDLDAAFARRLADRRFGVGCDQILLVEPPRLPGTDFHYRIFNADGSEVEQCGNGARCFARFVRDQGLTDRDEIPVGTAAGAIRLYLEPDGQVRVDMGMPEFRPAHIPFRAASETADATYPLAVEGQTLTIGALSMGNPHAVLIVEEIDSAPVAHLGPLIERHPDFPARVNVGFMQVLSPTEIRLRVYERGVGETLACGTGACAAVVSGRRRGWLSERVRVALPGGELMVEWAGPGHPVWMTGPAVRVFEGEIER
- a CDS encoding class I SAM-dependent methyltransferase — encoded protein: MKRRPEPEELMEGEAQARAYAQADFTASNTLFIELLRRLVPGPLIGARVLDLGCGPADIVIRFLEAYPGATCDALDGSRPMLELARNALAACPELAARVRLLHDVIPSDRLARGHYDLVLSNSLLHHLPDPAVLWQTLRETAKPGAPVLVMDLMRPASPGWVEALVEAYAATEPEILRTDFRNSLYAAFEPAEVSAQLAAAGLDCLEVAVVSDRHLAVMGFLPA
- the lysA gene encoding diaminopimelate decarboxylase; the protein is MDHFNDRDGLLYAEGVPLTAIAERFGTPCYVYSRATLERHWHAFDRALRAHPHLICFSVKSNSNLAVLNLLARLGSGFDIVSVGELERVLAAGGDPSKIVFSGVGKRADEIRRALEVGIRCFNVESESELSRIDRIAGELGFRAPVSLRVNPDVDPQTHPYIATGLKENKFGLAIQEAESVYALAAAMPNLKVVGIDCHIGSQLTDLAPFIDALGRVLALADRLCDAGIAIEHLDLGGGLGIRYREEHPPEPAAYAAAIRHLLADRPYEVILEPGRAIVGNAGVLLTRVEYLKRGSHHHFAILDAAMNDLLRPALYQAGHEIVRVVQETDADPCRYDLVGPVCETADFLGKDRLLALEEGDLLAVRGAGAYGFTMSSNYNSRPRAAEVMVDGDLAYLVREREQVADLYAGEHLLPSEMSKTTV
- the lptM gene encoding LPS translocon maturation chaperone LptM → MRCWANNLFIVIVVVLGLLAMLGACGQKGDLYLPEPASGSRSGTPPGADVPSPPRSRTDTAQP
- a CDS encoding zinc ribbon domain-containing protein; its protein translation is MPTGASSSFVGRWNTKRGGQVVVADRSFASRKTCSACGKVQEKLPLSVRAWACPVCGTSHDRDLKAARTLLAAGLVVFDGPSARFAGFEAVERKALDAPARVR
- a CDS encoding bacteriorhodopsin; this encodes MSILFNLTYFSFLICGLAAALAVFYFLTQIPHLQGRLRILAILNIVICTVSCVLHLYFFTRLQILANASPSITEMAAAIRELPLIVRYGYWLGTTALLIVMFPLLIGPEHVGSRFALWLVLIDACMIMTGYLGEYSAQDVDGIPWDTFAWFTVSGLLWLAMTVSIFWVLRRLPSERLIPAQRDALVYMFFFFLIGWAIFPAGFFYAIVFETSVGVVLRELTVNIGDIVNKVMWGVLVVYAAREIVKANRLDAALKQ
- a CDS encoding COG4315 family predicted lipoprotein, producing the protein MFSTIRIGLAGCLIQLTCLSYPFAAAAQNASPAQRPGYYYPQVPFYYGGYAPYIYPSPSPATKVTPPQGTTATPTVTEKAALVQLPDGTPAAFGLAESRLGPVLTNNQGLTLYRSSLDSDGVATCVDESSSLWRPFLLTDSDQPAPPFESIQCPDGSRQWGYAGHPLYLWFGDTQKGDVTGDGLDGLWHAVRISTLDLDRETTP
- a CDS encoding hybrid sensor histidine kinase/response regulator, producing MSQVGLSELFSATLPSLQQAVRTAGDSTADPEEQLAAVAAFSECLADLWPLLESKPYLCEFLEFLEANIGALPERAARGDEMAAIQIIELMALLEAHLSTPDDEEIVSALLEMASLEIFDPPLPPETIVAWSQNVESADRDERRSESQDELTEVELASGVDNVFIEESTSTAVVTAETEDEHTPKLSAEASELLAILAMAISEGQEEFLTRIAEMAATSDADARTFAAQSCQEILNRFATASAQAGLVAFSTLCASLGFQIAAMSAEAKWPAELIDALMQLPQRMLAYLERPLDVDICCGLVEILQKPHWIDPLSTANAESLAYKLKEDPLLLEADSGPSHPVAIEDKDLSLAPAADIDPIVLASFRREGPDLAFKLVNVIQSLVTGGGDEETLHQAQRWAHTIKGSANICGVNAIAVLSHYLEDLLEFLTIQGLRPSQALGDTLAAGADTLALMFDMFNGVETSDPDRLRGVMQEVLDWANRIDREGADALLPAAEGAKPWSPPRTESPVDTEIPVAPSPPKSQDEPIEREDTYLQVSTRTMDDLLRFVGELSVALSRAEEQLSRARLLLSESGEIAHRTLLQIAELDNLVDLRGLGLQSNTYSRSPSAFDPLELEQYNEMYEVTRWINEGVSDTYELGRTLNSTLHELGEAIQHQARLQRLIRRLAMETRLVQVDSIVPRLQRAVRQTCRATGKEAELHVMGSETQVDGEVLDRIMPALMHLVRNAIDHGIELPDQREQLGKPRVGRIEIRFAPAGDQIVVTCSDDGRGLDLERIRAKAISAGLLAASAMPTDQELMLLTLQPGFSTREVVTQISGRGVGMDVVATIVHTLNGTLAIESQPGAGYRIQLRLPASRLTLYCLLLRHGDHLLAVPANEVRSALLIEEGECVETPEGWQFCHEGHWYPLRQLDPLFGRSPGTPERRGRSVLILSSDRADQAILIDALLEGRELVVMKPGSTVPKVPGLMAVSVLGDGTVVPILDMRTILRVVESGDLKMVSWHEEADFTKPLPTVLVVDDSISMRRLLSQLVIDAGYRALTASNGMDALQILGRERVDLLLVDMEMPRMNGLELSAHLRSQPDTQTLPIGMITSRSSEKHQHQAAQVGIDRYFVKPYRDDDVIEFIQQKLAKVS